In a single window of the Poecile atricapillus isolate bPoeAtr1 chromosome 27, bPoeAtr1.hap1, whole genome shotgun sequence genome:
- the KRT222 gene encoding keratin-like protein KRT222 produces MEPARLRREIRAKYESLITRNQIKTVSSARTQLEEGTSKRMDRDAEALKAARAELCEARRQWHHMQIEIESLHAVEKGLERSLRATEQQYHMQLQNLEGEIECLEKELLDVRRGIEKQLREHEILLNTRMKLEEEIATYRSLLEQEESRFRCSIPAQKDDKKPSTSKITFTLPSEGVKKHKPKKVELMTKQAILDGNIMKESAEAHGTVQTEKVDEVIKEWEGSFFKDNPRLRKKSVSLRFDLHLAATEEGCLHTKKKTLPDIEVRLVMRRSCSIPSIKP; encoded by the exons atggagccGGCTCGGCTCCGCCGAGAGATCAGGGCAAAGTATGAATCGCTCATCACCCGAAATCAGATAAAGACCGTCAGCTCAGCAAGGACGCAG TTAGAAGAAGGTACAAGTAAAAGAATGGACAGAGATGCAGAAGCACTAAAGGCAGCCAGAGCAGAACTGTGTGAAGCCCGACGGCAGTGGCACCACATGCAGATCGAAATCGAGTCTCTCCATGCTGTG GAAAAGGGTTTGGAACGTTCACTGAGGGCCACAGAACAGCAGTACCACATGCAGCTACAAAATTTGGAAGGTGAGATTGAATGCTTGGAGAAAGAGTTGTTGGATGTGAGAAGGGGAATTGAGAAACAGCTTCGAGAGCACGAAATTCTCCTGAACACGAGGATGAAGCTGGAGGAGGAAATAGCGACATATCGCAGTCTGTTGGAACAAGAAGAAAGCAG gttCCGTTGCTCAATACCTGCTCAGAAGGATGACAAAAAGCCCAGCACTAGCAAGATCACCTTTACGCTGCCTTCAG AGGGTGTAAAGAAGCACAAACCAAAGAAGGTGGAACTGATGACAAAACAAGCAATCCTAGATGGAAATATCATGAAGGAAAGTGCTGAAGCTCATGGCACTGTACA GACAGAAAAAGTGGATGAAGTTATTAAGGAATGGGAAGGTTCTTTCTTTAAGGACAACCCTCGCTTAAGGAAAAAGTCCGTTTCCTTGCGTTTTGATCTCCACCTGGCAGCCACAGAGGAAGGGTGTTTGCACACGAAAAAGAAAACCCTCCCCGACATTGAAGTCAGGTTGGTGATGAGGAGATCCTGCAGCATCCCATCCATCAAACCTTAA
- the LOC131589015 gene encoding LOW QUALITY PROTEIN: keratin, type I cytoskeletal 12-like (The sequence of the model RefSeq protein was modified relative to this genomic sequence to represent the inferred CDS: substituted 1 base at 1 genomic stop codon), with protein MQNLNDRLAAYLDKVRSLEDANTELERKIREWYEKSGPGTGTPGSGNDYSKFYPFIEDLRNKIINATIDNARIILQVDNARLAADDFRVKYENEVALRQSVEADINGLRRVLDELTMTRADLEMQIESLNEELAYLKKNHEEELQGIQSSEFGQVSVEMDAAPGTDLTKLLNDMRGQYEVIAEQNRKEAEAWFNEKSGELKREISTNTEQLQSGKSEITDLKRTLQSLEIELQSQLAMKKSLEDTLAETEGGYCAQLSQIQMQIGNLESQLFQVRADMERQNAEYQQLLDIKTRLEMEIETYRRLLDGEFVXGTKYLLGFIFCSKILSRKIPDPTKTRKIKTIVEEVVDGKVVASHVKEVEEKI; from the exons ATGCAGAACCTCAATGACCGTCTGGCTGCATATCTGGACAAAGTGAGATCTCTGGAGGATGCCAACACCGAGCTGGAGCGCAAAATCCGTGAGTGGTATGAGAAAAGTGGCCCTGGCACTGGCACCCCTGGATCTGGGAATGACTACAGTAAATTCTACCCCTTCATTGAAGATCTTCGAAACAAG ATCATCAATGCAACCATCGACAATGCAAGGATCATTCTGCAGGTTGATAATGCCAGACTGGCTGCTGATGACTTCAGAGTGAA ATACGAGAATGAAGTGGCTCTTCGGCAGAGTGTGGAAGCCGACATCAATGGCCTGCGCAGAGTCCTGGATGAGCTGACCATGACCAGGGCAGATCTGGAGATGCAGATTGAAAGCCTGAATGAAGAACTGGCTTATCTCAAGAAGAATCATGAagag GAGCTTCAGGGCATCCAAAGCAGTGAATTTGGCCAAGTCAGCGTGGAAATGGATGCTGCTCCGGGGACTGACCTGACCAAGCTTCTGAATGATATGAGGGGACAGTACGAAGTCATTGCCGAGCAAAACCGTAAAGAGGCTGAGGCGTGGTTCAATGAAAAA AGCGGGGAGCTGAAAAGGGAAATCTCCACCAACACTGAGCAGCTTCAATCGGGAAAGAGCGAGATCACAGATTTAAAACGGACTCTCCAGAGCCTGGAAATAGAGCTGCAGTCTCAGCTCGCCATG AAAAAATCCCTGGAAGACACTTTAGCAGAAACGGAAGGTGGTTACTGCGCTCAGCTGTCACAAATCCAAATGCAGATCGGGAACCTGGAGtcccagcttttccaggtcAGAGCTGACATGGAGCGCCAGAACGCAGAGTACCAACAGCTCCTAGACATCAAGACTCGTCTGGAAATGGAGATTGAAACCTACAGGCGCCTGCTGGATGGCGAGTTTGTGTAAGGAACAAAATATCTCCTtgggtttattttctgtagCAAAATCCTTTCCAGGAAAATACCAG ATCCAACCAAAACTAGAAAGATCAAGACAATTGTCGAAGAAGTGGTAGATGGAAAGGTTGTTGCATCCCACGTAAAGGAAGTTGAAGAGAAGATATGA
- the KRT20 gene encoding keratin, type I cytoskeletal 20, which yields MAFSTRSIQWSTGSRVQPPAPSVSSLTSRKMSIQKIQAPSVYGGAGGYGTRISTSTSSGQGLGGSLQLSITGSDVLLAGSEKSTMQNLNDRLAAYLERVRSLEKSNSLIEMQIREWYEKNTVRTGQDYSSYFKTIEELRNKISAAQMENSRLVLQIDNAKLAADDFRLKFENEHLLKQSVESDITGLLRVRDDLTLTNADLESQIESLTEELVFLKKNHEEDRDRLRKEASGSVNVAVDAAPGIDLAAIMENMRKQYEEMAEKNRQEAKEHFEKQTVELNQEVALNVERLEVQRKEITERRQVFQNLELELQSLLTMKQTLEGSVAETEARYSYQLDQIQGAISSLEAQLRQLRADMEAQNNEYSTLLDVKTRLEMEIATYRRLLEGEESGHLEVITSTTETEKESSKFKKIKTIVEEVVDGKIVSSQVKEIEEKM from the exons ATGGCATTCTCCACCCGCAGCATCCAGTGGAGTACGGGCAGCCGTGTCCAGCCCCCTGCACCCAGTGTCAGTAGTCTGACCTCCAGGAAAATGTCCATCCAGAAGATCCAGGCACCCAGTGTCTACGGGGGAGCCGGGGGCTATGGCACCCGCATATCGACCAGCACCAGCTCTGGCCAGGGCCTTGGAGGGAGCCTCCAGCTCAGCATCACTGGGAGCGAtgtgctgctggctggcagCGAAAAATCAACTATGCAAAACCTGAACGATCGCTTGGCTGCGTACCTGGAGAGGGTGCGCTCACTGGAGAAGTCAAACTCCCTGATTGAGATGCAGATCAGGGAATGGTACGAAAAGAACACCGTAAGAACAGGGCAGGACTACAGCTCCTACTTCAAAACAATTGAAGAGCTCCGAAATAAG ATTTCTGCTGCCCAGATGGAAAATTCCAGGCTTGTCCTGCAGATCGACAATGCCAAGCTGGCTGCTGATGACTTTAGGCTGAA GTTTGAGAACGAACACCTGCTCAAGCAGAGCGTGGAGAGTGACATCACCGGACTGCTCCGTGTCCGTGATGACCTGACTCTGACAAATGCTGACCTGGAGTCTCAGATTGAGAGTCTAACAGAGGAACTCGTTTTCCTTAAGAAGAACCACGAGGAG GACCGTGACAGGCTGCGCAAAGAGGCGAGTGGCTCTGTGAACGTGGCGGTGGATGCTGCTCCCGGCATTGATCTCGCAGCTATTATGGAAAACATGAGAAAGCAATATGAAGAAATGGCAGAAAAGAACCGCCAAGAAGCCAAAGAACATTTTGAAAAGCAG ACAGTAGAACTGAACCAGGAAGTTGCCCTCAATGTTGAACGGCTGGAGGTCCAAAGGAAAGAGATCACGGAACGGAGACAGGTCTTCCAGAACCTGGAGCTGGAATTACAGTCCCTGCTGACCATG AAACAGACCCTGGAAGGCTCTGTGGCTGAAACAGAAGCACGGTACAGTTACCAGCTTGACCAGATACAGGGAGCAATTTCCAGTCTGGAGGCTCAGCTGAGGCAGCTCCGAGCTGACATGGAAGCTCAGAACAATGAGTACAGCACCCTGCTGGATGTCAAGACTCGCTTGGAGATGGAGATCGCCACGTACCGCCGGCTGCTAGAGGGAGAGGAAAGCGG GCATTTGGAAGTGATAACGTCGACAACAGAGACTGAAAAAG AATCAAGTAAATTTAAGAAGATCAAGACAATAGTTGAGGAGGTGGTTGATGGCAAGATTGTCTCCTCTCAGGTCAAAGAGATTGAAGAAAAGATGTAA